In the Populus trichocarpa isolate Nisqually-1 chromosome 1, P.trichocarpa_v4.1, whole genome shotgun sequence genome, one interval contains:
- the LOC18094594 gene encoding E3 ubiquitin-protein ligase HOS1 yields the protein MERNQMNGRVSPSSSADCGGGTARSTALPRQPNYSSRAVQEALEHLASIDLIELCSEAKVERCRATRDLRSCGRYVQHVLNSCGHASLCSECSQRCDLCPVCRIPIPKTGIRLHPRLYYECIEAGLISKRCDERFQEKEEVDNELTADVQRLYSLFDVALENNLVSLICHYVTDICMDESAVSSDPVIAFLLDEVVVKDWCKRTFKKITAELQVIYNLEAEEMKTRLSLLLKLSVHLAGISNVLEVLESSFKYSLSARLHDLQLLQESISKAKQHMEIIAWCARHHFLENVRSRYTNLSSWRSVVHQRKSAAIKRSWPDVANQSAESSMLAGSLFIEDALANLKIEQNHMQEMGEESELAPLQKDGGLFCKSKLEGLEVCYPFENLRAAVDVLFLHGSSDLVLAKQAIFLYYLFDRHWTMPDESWQHIVDDFSATFGITRHSLLESLTFYLLDDNNEEALQEACNLLPEISGPSTHPKIAQVLLERENPETALMVLRWSGHDGSQMVSLSDAVTAIQVRVECGLLTEAFMHQRMLCTKVRENKFKAGPPRDASDDLKGECRTWENWVEILVTEICCLCIKNNLVDRMIGLPWNLDEEKYLHKCLLDYAFHDPSTTIGSLLVVFYLQRYRYAEAYHVHSKLESMEQEFISQNSISGEALSRIRSASHRREELVVQSIQLLPKVQQEQVKTGKLPPEVHRMSREVEIQERADLPMVQEPKSSSLLVSLPANSLTNHNIMLKPSALETPPRFGASIKNPHMELGNHGSSSVLHQRLSSSPERTQKRRVSVNKNFKFDGISTPMMHHGSHMNTTPLKETSRTSLEVLPNSNLLHNLFDKMSPEREQNGFVKQLRNTSPPYSHRITANPVALFGSNNGLPNDRNGGPRTKSSKDDPMDIAWSSREEFIVDEREVNDGLRWRTDETSDEEEEHVPERVVGVGSYTATARRVRKSRFSRR from the exons ATGGAGCGAAACCAAATGAACGGTCGGGTTTCACCTTCCAGCTCCGCCGACTGCGGTGGAGGCACTGCAAGATCCACTGCTTTGCCTCGTCAACCTAACTACAGCAGCCGAGCTGTTCAA GAAGCATTGGAACACTTGGCATCTATTGATTTAATTGAGTTGTGCAGCGAAGCGAAAGTCGAGCGTTGCCGGGCAACTAGAGATTTGAGAAGTTGTGGGCGCTATGTTCAGCATGTGTTGAACTCATGTGGCCATGCTTCCTTATGCTCTGAGTGTAGTCAACGGTGTGATCTTTGCCCAGTTTGTAGAATACCTATTCCAAAGACCGGAATTAGGCTCCATCCTCGCCTTTACTACGAGTGCATAGAGGCTGGCCTTATTTCCAAAAGATGTGATGAAAGATTTcaggagaaagaagaagtggACAATGAATTAACTGCTGATGTCCAACGGctttattctttatttgatgTTGCCTTGGAAAATAACCTGGTTTCTTTGATTTGTCACT ATGTTACAGATATTTGTATGGATGAAAGTGCTGTGTCTAGCGATCCTGTCATTGCTTTCTTGTTGGATGAAGTGGTTGTCAAGGATTGGTGCAAGcggacatttaaaaaaatcacagcgGAACTTCAAGTAATAT ATAATCTTGAAGCAGAAGAAATGAAAACTAGGTTGAGTTTACTTCTTAAACTTTCTGTGCATTTGGCTGGAATATCCAATGTCCTTGAAGTTTTGGAATCATCATTTAAGTATAGTCTTTCAGCACGACTTCATGACTTGCAGCTCCTTCAAGAGAGCATTTCAAAGGCGAAACAG CATATGGAGATTATAGCATGGTGTGCAAGACATCACTTTCTGGAGAATGTGAGGTCTCGTTATACCAATTTATCGTCATGGCGTTCTGTTGTCCATCAAAGGAAATCAGCTGCAATTAAGCGTTCATGGCCTGATGTAGCAAATCAATCTGCCGAGTCCAGCATGCTAGCTGGTTCTTTGTTCATTGAAGATGCTCTGGCCAATCTCAAGATAGAGCAGAATCATATGCAGGAGATGGGAGAAGAGTCAGAACTTGCACCATTGCAGAAGGATGGAGGGTTGTTTTGCAAGTCTAAGCTAGAGGGTTTGGAAGTATGTTATCCATTTGAAAATCTTCGAGCTGCTGTTGATGTACTCTTTTTACATGGGAGTTCAGATTTGGTGCTTGCAAAGCAAGCGATT tTTCTTTATTATCTTTTTGATCGACATTGGACGATGCCAGATGAAAGTTGGCAACACATTGTAGATGACTTTTCAGCTACATTTGGTATAACCAGGCATTCATTATTGGAATCACTTACCTTCTATCTTCTGGACGATAACAACGAAGAAGCTCTGCAA GAAGCTTGCAACCTTCTTCCTGAGATTTCAGGCCCATCAACTCATCCTAAGATTGCTCAAGTGCTTTTGGAAAGGGAGAATCCTGAAACAGCATTGATGGTCTTAAGATGGTCTGGGCATGATGGATCTCAAATGGTTTCACTTAGTGATGCTGTTACTGCAATTCAGGTTAGGGTGGAGTGTGGACTGTTGACTGAAGCGTTTATGCATCAGAGAATGCTCTGCACCAAAGTCAGGGAAAATAAGTTCAAGGCTGGACCACCTCGAGATGCTTCCGATGATCTTAAAGGTGAATGCAGGACCTGGGAAAACTGGGTGGAGATATTGGTGACAGAAATTTGTTGTCTCTGTATCAAGAATAATCTGGTAGATCGAATGATAGGGTTGCCATGGAATTTGGATGAAGAGAAATATCTTCATAAGTGTCTCTTGGATTATGCTTTCCATGACCCTTCAACTACTATTGGAAGCCTTCTTGTTGTGTTTTATCTTCAG CGATACAGATATGCGGAGGCATACCATGTTCATTCTAAACTTGAGAGCATGGAGCAGGAGTTCATTTCACAAAATTCTATCAGTGGAGAAGCTTTATCCAGAATAAGATCAGCTAGTCATCGCAGAGAAGAACTTGTT GTCCAATCCATTCAGTTGCTGCCAAAAGTTCAACAGGAACAAGTTAAGACTGGAAAATTGCCACCTGAGGTCCATAGGATGTCTAGAGAAGTTGAAATTCAAGAAAGGGCTGATCTTCCCATGGTACAAGAGCCTAAATCAAGCAGTTTATTGGTTTCATTGCCTGCGAATTCGCTGACAAATCATAACATTATGCTCAAACCATCAGCTCTTGAAACTCCACCAAGATTTGGTGCATCTATCAAGAATCCTCACATGGAACTGGGTAACCATGGCTCCTCATCAGTTCTCCATCAAAGGTTATCTAGCAGTCCAGAAAGAACTCAGAAGCGTCGAGTTAGTGtcaacaaaaatttcaaatttgacgGCATCTCAACTCCTATGATGCATCATGGTAGTCACATGAATACCACACCATTAAAAGAGACCAGCAGAACTTCATTAGAAGTGCTTCCAAACAGTAACCTGCTTCACAATTTATTCGACAAAATGTCACCAGAGAGGGAACAAAATGGGTTCGTTAAGCAATTACGAAATACTAGCCCTCCATATTCCCATAGGATTACAGCTAATCCAGTGGCTTTGTTTGGCAGCAATAATGGTTTACCTAATGATAGAAACGGTGGACCTAGAACTAAGAGCTCTAAAGATGATCCGATGGACATAGCTTGGAg TAGTAGAGAGGAGTTCATTGTTGATGAAAGGGAGGTGAATGATGGGCTGAGATGGAGAACTGATGAAACCAGTGATGAGGAAGAAGAGCATGTTCCAGAGAGAGTTGTTGGAGTTGGTTCTTATACAGCAACTGCAAGGAGAGTTAGAAAAAGTAGATTTTCCAGAAGATGA
- the LOC18094595 gene encoding transcription factor KUA1 — protein MTRRCSHCSHNGHNSRTCPNRVVKLFGVRLTDGSIRKSASMGNLSLYTGSSNMGGPHASGSNNPGSPSDTPDHGAAAAADGYASEDFVPGSSSSRERKKGVPWTEEEHRMFLLGLQKLGKGDWRGIARNYVISRSPTQVASHAQKYFIRQSNVSRRKRRSSLFDIVADEQLDTPMVSQDFLSTNHPRVDTQTDNPLPAPPPLDEECESMDSTNSNEGEPLPPKPDSSQPAYPVVYPAYLSPFFPCSFPFWSGCSAEPSKTETHEVLKPTAVHSKSPINVDELVGMSKLSIGESIGDDGSSSLSLKLLEGPSRQSAFHANPASNSSGINRSSSPIHAV, from the exons ATGACGAGGCGGTGCTCGCATTGCAGTCACAACGGGCACAACTCCCGGACCTGCCCCAACAGAGTGGTCAAGTTGTTTGGGGTCCGATTGACTGACGGGTCGATCAGGAAAAGTGCCAGTATGGGGAATTTAAGTCTTTATACAGGTTCTTCTAATATGGGTGGACCCCATGCTTCCGGGTCCAACAATCCCGGATCCCCTAGTGATACTCCTGATCACggcgccgccgccgccgccgacGGTTATGCTTCTGAGGATTTCGTTCCTGGGTCTTCTTCAAGTCGTGAGAGAAAGAAag GTGTTCCATGGACTGAAGAGGAACATAGGATGTTTCTACTTGGTCTGCAGAAGCTTGGTAAAGGTGACTGGCGAGGAATTGCTCGTAATTATGTTATATCGAGGTCTCCTACTCAGGTGGCTAGTCATGCTCAGAAATATTTCATCAGGCAAAGCAATGTGTCAAGGAGGAAGAGACGCTCCAGCCTGTTTGATATAGTTGCTGATGAA CAGCTAGACACTCCAATGGTATCACAGGACTTCTTGTCTACCAACCATCCAAGGGTTGATACACAAACTGATAATCCACTGCCTGCTCCTCCTCCATTGGATGAAGAATGCGAGTCAATGGATTCTACCAACTCCAACGAGGGAGAACCCCTCCCTCCAAAGCCAGATAGCTCACAGCCTGCTTATCCAGTAGTATACCCAGCTTATCTCTCACCGTTCTTCCCATGTTCTTTTCCATTTTGGTCGGGATGCAGTGCGGAACCCTCAAAGACAGAGACACACGAGGTTCTGAAGCCAACGGCAGTGCATTCAAAAAGCCCAATCAATGTAGATGAGCTGGTTGGCATGTCAAAGCTGAGTATAGGAGAATCTATTGGCGATGATGGCTCCTCTTCTCTTTCCTTAAAATTACTTGAAGGGCCATCCAGACAATCTGCTTTCCATGCTAATCCAGCCTCTAACAGTTCAGGCATCAACAGAAGCAGCAGCCCGATCCACGCAGTTTAA